The Nostoc cf. commune SO-36 genomic sequence GGCATTATAAAGATGAAATTACTCTTACAGATTGGTCAGGAGAAAAGTCTGTTCCCTGTCCTACAAGCGACAATTAGGGCGTTTTTGCTCTTCCCCGTTGAAAGTTAGTTTATGGACTCTTCAAGAATCCCCCGGCTTGTAGCCGTGGTATCAACAAGTAAAACAAATTCCATTATCCTAATCCCCTGCATCTACAAACGATATAGGGGATAATTTTTAGAGTATTAAAATGAATAAGGTGTGACTTATTGAGATGAGAATATCTTCAGCATGGTAACAAAGTATAAAAATATTCTCATATCTCTGTTTAAGTATTGCTCAATGGGTTTTGAGCATATATTGGGCATTTTGACAAATGTAAACGCTGAAAGTATTCAATTTAGGTATTTATATGTTTCTGGTAACTGGAGCAACAGGAGGAATTGGTCGCAGAGTTATCCGACTCCTACGGCAAAGAGAACAGTCTGTGCGTGCGTTTGTTCGCCTTACCTCGCGTTATAGCGAGTTAGAACACCGGGGTGCAGAAATCTTCATTGGTGACTTGCTAGAGGAAAAAGATATCGAGAAAGCTAGTCGGGGCGTGCGGTATATTATCAGCGCCCACGGTTCTGATAGCGATGCCCTATCTTTAGATTACCGCGCTAATATTGAACTCATTGATCAGGCAAAAGCCAATGGTGTAGAACATTTCGTGTTCATTTCCGTACTCGGAGCCGATCGCGGATATGAAGACGCTCCCGTTTTCAAAGCTAAACGAGCAGTAGAGCGATATTTGTCAGCTAGTGGCTTAAATTACACTATTTTACGCCCATCTGGATTAGCATCTAACTTGCTGCCATTAGTAGAACGATTTCGGGAAACGGGATTCTATCTGCTCATTGGCGATCGCAAAAACCGTAGCTCAATTGTCAGTACTGATGATTTAGCAAGGATAGTAGTGGATTCTGTGACAGTTGAAGGCGCTCGCAACCAGATTTTACCCGTTGGAGGGCCGGAGATTTTATTACGAGAAGATATTCCTCGAATTTTTGGTCGGATCTTCAACAAACAGCCAGTAATAATTAACTCACCACTATTTGCAGTTGATGGGTTACAGAGTGTATTAGGTTTAATTAATCCCCAAATTCAAAAAGCTTTGGGAACTTATCGCACATTGCTAGCAAATGAATTTTTCTGTACAAAAGATGAAATTGCCAATTTAGAAGTGATTTATAACTTTCAGTTGGAGACATTAGAAAACTTTTTGCGGCGCTATTTAGCAGTTTGAATAGTCATTAGTCATTAGTCATTGGTCATTCGTGAATAATCAAGGACAAATGACTAATGACAAATGACAAAGAACAAAGGACAAAAATATATGGTAAATGCTGCTCAAGCACGTCAGACTAAAGAGCGATTCGCCCAACCAGAGGAACAACTCACCTATGAATTGGGTAAAGCAGTACAGGAATTGCCACCCCTGTACACGAGATTATTAGCGGGAACGATGAGCGTCATCGTATTTGGAGCGATCGCTTGGGCGTATTTCTCGCAAATAGATGAAGTAGCAACAGCACCAGGAGAATTAATTGCTTCCACACAGGTAAGACCAGTGACATCCTTGGGTGGAGGGTCAATTATTGCTGTTAAAGTTAGAGAAGGCGATCGCGTTACTAAAGGTCAAATTCTGATTCAAAAAGATCCAGACTTGCAAAAAACCGATGTTTCCCGCCTAGCGAAATCTAGCAGATTGATTCAGGACGATTTGCAACGTTTGAATGCAGAACGTATTGGAGGCACAACTACTGGGACAAAATTGCAAGATGAACTTTTAAGCTCACGCCTGCAAGACTTCCAAGCACGTCAAGCAGGAGCGGAAGCAGAAGCAAATCGCCAGATAGCACTCATAGATCAAGCCAAAGTCCGCTTGAGTCGCTTACAAGACAACTTAGTTAATGCCAAAAGCAGTGTTGCAAATGCTAAAAGCAACCTAGTCAATGCAGATAGCATCCGAATTAAAATTGAAAGTAATTTGGCACTTGCACAAGAAAGGGAAAAAAGCTTACGCACCCTAATTACTCCTGGCGCTGTTCCCCGTGTCGATTACTTGGATGCCCAAGAAAGGCTAACTCGTGCAAAAACAGAAATCACCAGAGCGCAGGATGAAGTTATCAACGCCCAAAACCGAATAACAGAGGCTCAAGATAAAGTCACATCATTAGAAAAAGATATTGCTGCCCAAGTCCAGGAAATTCACCAAGCAGAACAAGCCTACAACGCTGCACGCAGTCAGGCCAAGCGTGTATCATCAGAACGCCAAAGTGAAATTTTGACGCAGTTTAACAAGCGTAAAGAAGAACTGACAACTGTTCAAGGTCAATTAGAGCAGGCGATAAAGCAGCAATCTTTGGAAACCATTGAAGCTCCTGTTGCTGGTACGATTTACAGAGTCAAAGCCACTAGGGGTCCAGTTCAATCGGGTGAAGAATTGGTGTCAATTTTGCCAGAAGGAGAAGAAATGCTCCTAGAGGTAAAAGTTCTGAACCGCGACATTGGGTTTATCCGTCAAGGAATGAAGGCAAAAGTGAAAATGGCGACTTTCCCATTCCAAGAATTTGGTGTTGTGGATGGGGAAGTCATGCAAGTCAGTCCCAATGCAATTATTGATAAAGAATTAGGCTTAGTTTTTCCTACAAGAATTAAGCTAAATAAACACTCAGTCAACGTGCGGGGGCAAGAAGTAGAATTTACACCAGGGATGACTGCTACAGGTGAAATTGTTACTCGTAAAAAGTCAATTTTGACATTCATCACTGAGCCTGTGACACGGCGATTCAACGAGGCATTTTCTGTTAGGTAGGTTTCTAGTACAACACGGCGTAAGTAAACCAACCATTCTAAATTGACGAAATGCTTATGCTGTATTCATTTTGACTTTTGACTTTTGATTTTTGACTTCCGCGTAGCGGTACTAGCCTCTTCTATTTTCATAACCACCTCAAAAGCGATGTCTGAGTTGGGCTACGCTTATGTACCCCATAATGCACAGCTAAAAGTTAAGGGTTTAGAATTGCTAAACCCTTAAATTCATTCGCAATGTATAAGCGGGTTGGTTGATTTTATTAATCGACCAGTATGGAACTAAACTGCAAATTACTATAATTTTCCATACCGATCTATTGGTTTTTAGATTTCCTGTAGTAGTTTACCAAAACTCAGATTATTCTCATTATTATTGCTACTCAAATTGATGCTGCCCAGAATATCCTCATAGTTTGGGAATTGCGACCATAATTCTGGATTAGCTAATATATTATTACCTTCGGCTGGCGTGAGATACTTTGCGGTTTCTGCGATAATTTGACCGATTAGAAAACTAAAACCAGAATTATTCAAATTCGCTATAGTTTCTGGTGTCAAATATGTTACAGTTTGTGCAATTGTTTGACCAATTAGAGAATTAAAACCAGAATTATTCAAATTCGCCATAGTCTGTGGTGTCAAATATTTTACGTTTTGTGCGATTGTTTGACCA encodes the following:
- a CDS encoding SDR family oxidoreductase yields the protein MFLVTGATGGIGRRVIRLLRQREQSVRAFVRLTSRYSELEHRGAEIFIGDLLEEKDIEKASRGVRYIISAHGSDSDALSLDYRANIELIDQAKANGVEHFVFISVLGADRGYEDAPVFKAKRAVERYLSASGLNYTILRPSGLASNLLPLVERFRETGFYLLIGDRKNRSSIVSTDDLARIVVDSVTVEGARNQILPVGGPEILLREDIPRIFGRIFNKQPVIINSPLFAVDGLQSVLGLINPQIQKALGTYRTLLANEFFCTKDEIANLEVIYNFQLETLENFLRRYLAV
- a CDS encoding HlyD family efflux transporter periplasmic adaptor subunit, with the translated sequence MTKNKGQKYMVNAAQARQTKERFAQPEEQLTYELGKAVQELPPLYTRLLAGTMSVIVFGAIAWAYFSQIDEVATAPGELIASTQVRPVTSLGGGSIIAVKVREGDRVTKGQILIQKDPDLQKTDVSRLAKSSRLIQDDLQRLNAERIGGTTTGTKLQDELLSSRLQDFQARQAGAEAEANRQIALIDQAKVRLSRLQDNLVNAKSSVANAKSNLVNADSIRIKIESNLALAQEREKSLRTLITPGAVPRVDYLDAQERLTRAKTEITRAQDEVINAQNRITEAQDKVTSLEKDIAAQVQEIHQAEQAYNAARSQAKRVSSERQSEILTQFNKRKEELTTVQGQLEQAIKQQSLETIEAPVAGTIYRVKATRGPVQSGEELVSILPEGEEMLLEVKVLNRDIGFIRQGMKAKVKMATFPFQEFGVVDGEVMQVSPNAIIDKELGLVFPTRIKLNKHSVNVRGQEVEFTPGMTATGEIVTRKKSILTFITEPVTRRFNEAFSVR